Proteins co-encoded in one Peptococcaceae bacterium 1198_IL3148 genomic window:
- the mobB gene encoding molybdopterin-guanine dinucleotide biosynthesis protein B, which translates to MSVPVVSVVGWANSGKTTFLEKLIAELKSRGYNVGIIKHHHDNVELDRPGKDTYRHAQAGADAVIIASPQKIGVVRKTSDEWPLEKLVELLTDMDIVITEGYKRAATAKLEIYRQGVSPGPAADDKHLLAVISDGDLNRDVPVYNWNDARGVADLLETKLLRC; encoded by the coding sequence ATGTCGGTGCCAGTGGTTTCAGTTGTTGGTTGGGCCAATAGCGGCAAAACCACTTTTTTGGAAAAGCTAATTGCTGAGCTAAAAAGCCGGGGCTACAATGTTGGTATCATTAAACACCATCATGATAATGTAGAACTGGACAGGCCGGGAAAAGATACCTATCGCCATGCCCAGGCAGGGGCCGATGCGGTAATTATTGCCAGTCCCCAAAAAATTGGTGTGGTGCGAAAAACATCTGACGAATGGCCGCTAGAAAAATTGGTAGAATTATTAACTGATATGGATATCGTTATTACCGAAGGATATAAAAGAGCAGCTACTGCTAAACTAGAAATTTATCGCCAGGGTGTTTCTCCTGGCCCCGCTGCAGATGACAAACATTTGCTGGCAGTGATTAGTGATGGTGATTTAAACAGAGATGTGCCGGTATATAATTGGAATGACGCCAGAGGAGTAGCCGATTTGTTGGAAACGAAGTTGCTGAGGTGTTAA
- a CDS encoding HesA/MoeB/ThiF family protein, producing MSELNATQLERYKRNILLAGVGESGQQQLLKAKVLIVGAGGLGSPVAFYLAAAGVGTLGIIDADTVDNSNLQRQIIHNENDLGKAKVVSAKEKLQALNKDVQVITYQERLTESNADERITAYQLVIDATDNFAARQIINRACQRQRIPFIYGGVLAMQGQAMTFIPGEGPCFSCVFRHQPLANAPTTSTVGILGAVPGVIGSLQAAEAIKLLLNLGKPMVGRLFTINLLDMVSDVIEILPDPKCPVCGQSH from the coding sequence ATGTCAGAGTTAAATGCAACCCAATTAGAACGCTATAAGCGCAATATTTTGTTGGCCGGTGTGGGAGAATCTGGACAGCAACAACTGTTAAAGGCCAAAGTTCTCATTGTGGGCGCTGGGGGCTTGGGATCGCCAGTGGCCTTTTATTTAGCTGCCGCCGGTGTGGGCACTTTAGGCATCATCGATGCGGACACAGTGGATAACTCTAACTTACAACGGCAAATTATTCATAATGAAAACGACTTGGGCAAAGCTAAAGTGGTGTCGGCAAAGGAAAAGCTACAGGCTTTAAACAAAGATGTGCAGGTAATTACTTATCAAGAGCGGTTGACCGAAAGTAATGCCGATGAGCGCATAACTGCTTATCAATTGGTAATAGATGCAACAGATAATTTTGCTGCTAGACAAATAATTAATAGAGCCTGCCAGCGGCAGCGGATACCTTTTATCTATGGTGGTGTACTGGCCATGCAGGGGCAAGCTATGACCTTTATACCCGGTGAAGGGCCTTGTTTTAGTTGTGTTTTTCGCCATCAACCACTGGCTAACGCCCCCACTACATCAACCGTTGGCATATTAGGTGCGGTGCCGGGAGTTATTGGTTCTCTGCAGGCCGCTGAAGCAATTAAGTTATTGTTAAATCTTGGCAAGCCAATGGTGGGCAGGCTGTTTACCATTAACCTGCTTGACATGGTCAGTGATGTGATTGAAATACTGCCTGATCCTAAATGCCCGGTATGTGGTCAAAGCCACTAA
- a CDS encoding ArsB/NhaD family transporter, whose amino-acid sequence MPEQYYATFAIVVFLIVYALIMSEKIHRTIVALAGAILVVIVGAIDYEQAIHHIDWNTIGLLIGMMIIVGITKKSGVFEFLAIWSAKKAKGEPMAILVALCTITAFASAFLDNVTTVLLIVPVTFSITRELKISPMPFLISEILAANIGGTATLIGDPPNIMISGPAGLSFMDFIINLAPVVIVIYIATILILRVIYRKDLHAKEELKQRIMQFDAAKELKDRVLMKKALLVLALTVVGFMLHNVLHIENSVIALAGATLLLLISREEPEEALLAVEWPSIFFFVGLFILVGSLQENGVIAKIAEYAIEVTGGDLLKTGMLILWLSAIASAFVDNIPFVATMIPMIIEMGPQGMNVIGDLNPLWWSLALGACLGGNGTLIGASANVIVSGMAAKEGHPMSFLGYMKIAFPLMIMSIVISTIYLYLFYLS is encoded by the coding sequence ATGCCAGAACAATATTATGCCACATTTGCAATAGTAGTTTTCTTAATTGTTTATGCATTAATTATGTCCGAAAAAATTCACCGGACAATCGTAGCGCTGGCGGGCGCTATTTTAGTTGTGATTGTTGGGGCAATAGACTATGAGCAAGCCATTCATCACATCGACTGGAATACCATCGGCTTATTAATTGGTATGATGATAATTGTGGGTATTACTAAAAAATCAGGGGTTTTTGAATTTTTAGCTATTTGGTCAGCCAAAAAAGCCAAGGGTGAGCCAATGGCCATTTTGGTTGCTTTGTGTACCATTACCGCTTTTGCATCAGCGTTTTTGGACAATGTTACCACGGTATTATTGATTGTGCCAGTGACATTTTCTATTACCAGAGAGTTAAAAATTAGCCCGATGCCGTTTTTAATTAGTGAAATTTTAGCTGCCAATATTGGTGGTACTGCTACGTTAATTGGTGATCCCCCTAACATTATGATTAGTGGTCCAGCGGGACTAAGTTTTATGGATTTTATTATCAATTTAGCTCCAGTGGTAATAGTGATTTATATCGCTACTATTTTGATATTGCGGGTGATTTACCGCAAAGATTTACATGCTAAAGAAGAATTAAAACAAAGAATTATGCAATTTGATGCTGCTAAGGAATTGAAAGACCGAGTGCTGATGAAAAAAGCGTTATTAGTTTTAGCCCTTACAGTTGTCGGTTTTATGCTTCATAATGTACTCCACATAGAAAACTCAGTCATTGCCTTGGCTGGTGCCACTCTGCTTTTATTAATTAGCAGAGAAGAACCGGAAGAGGCATTGCTGGCAGTGGAATGGCCATCAATTTTCTTCTTTGTGGGACTGTTTATATTAGTAGGCTCACTGCAAGAAAATGGGGTTATTGCTAAAATAGCTGAGTATGCCATTGAGGTTACCGGTGGTGACCTGCTGAAAACCGGTATGTTAATTCTTTGGTTATCGGCCATTGCATCGGCCTTTGTAGACAATATTCCCTTTGTGGCCACAATGATTCCAATGATTATTGAAATGGGACCCCAGGGTATGAACGTTATTGGTGACCTAAACCCACTGTGGTGGTCATTGGCTCTGGGTGCTTGCTTAGGTGGTAACGGCACTTTAATTGGAGCCTCTGCCAACGTTATTGTTTCCGGTATGGCAGCTAAAGAAGGTCACCCCATGAGTTTTCTGGGCTATATGAAAATAGCTTTTCCTTTAATGATTATGTCTATTGTTATCAGTACTATTTATCTATACCTATTCTACCTGAGCTAG